The Gimesia sp. genome segment CGGAGTGATCTTTACGCATTTTGTTACCGATGACAACCGGTGCCCCCAGTAGTTTCGCAAAATCAGAGGCTTCTTTTGCGAAACCAACATCGGGACTGCAGACGACCAGGTCCTCAATTTTGAGTTTGCGGATGTGATCGCTGATGACATGTCGTCCGTACAGATGATCTACGGGGACACTGAAGAATCCCTGGATTTGGGGACTGTGCAGATCCATGGTCAGAACACGGTCGGCCCCCGCCACTTCGATGGCGTCAGCACAGACCCGCGCCCTGATGGATACGCGGGGTTCGTCTTTCTTGTCTCCCTTGGCATAACTGAAGAACGGGATGACCGCTGTAATTTGCTGGGCACTGGCCCGCTTGAGGGCATCGATCCAGAACAGAAGTTCAACGAAGTTGTCATTAACCGGAGAATGGACACCCTGGATGATGTAGGCATCGCGGCCCCGGACATTCTCGAGGATCCGGACAAAAATATTGCCCTCGCTGAACTTGTGTGCTTCACAAGGTGTCAGATGGATCCCTAACTCATCAGCGATTGCTTTTGCGAGCAACGGATTGCCGGAACCGGCCATGATGGTCAGGTCGCCCTGGGGAGGTTGGAAAGGCTGGACGCGGGGCCCTCTGGATAATGGGTTGGGAGATTGTGACATTAAATAACAGATCAATCAAACGGGGCAATTACATGCCTGAAACACGACTATTCCCGGGAATTCTTGAATATTTGGCTTCGCTCCATTCACGAAGAAATGCAGACTCCATAATATCGATGCTGAATGGCAAAACAAGCGAACGCCTGCGATTATCCTCAAGGATGGTTCCAAGAGTGAGAGTCTCGTCGGTATTATTGACACCACACCGGTTACTCAGGGGGAAACCACCGAATTTCGCCCGCAAACGATATTGAGATATCTAAAATGACAGAAAGAATTTACAACTTTTCTGCAGGACCTGCAGCCCTCCCGTTACCCGTTCTCGAACAGGCTCAGAAAGATCTGATCTCTCTGGGCGATACCGGTATCGGAATTCTGGAGCACTCCCATCGCAGCAAAGCCTTCCTCGCGGTGTATGAAGCTGCTGAAGCCCTCTGCCGCGAAGTGGCTGCGGTGCCCGATAATTATAAAGTCCTGTTTGTCCAGGGGGGCGCTTCCACCCAGTTCTTCACGATTCCCATGAACTTTCTCTCCAAGGATCAGACTGCTGACTACCTCGTGACCGGTTCCTGGTCGAAAAAAGCGGTTAAAGAAGCCAAGATGTTCGGTAACGTGAATGTCGCCTGCAGCAGTGAAGATCAGAACTTCTCCTATATCCCGGAAGAAGTCAACTACAGTGACAAGCCAGCTTATGTGCACTTCACCTCAAACAACACCATCTACGGAACCGAATTCGCCAGTGAGCCTCAAGTTCCCGGCGATGCACCTCTGATTTGCGATGCCAGCAGCGATATCTTTTCCCGTCCGCTGGATATTACCAAATACGGAATCGTCTATGCCGGTGCTCAGAAAAACCTGGGACCCAGCGGTGTGACGCTTGTGATCATTCGCGATGATCTGATCGCGCAGGGGCCCAGCGACATTCCGACAATGCTGCAGTATCGGACCCATTCCGAAGCCGGTTCGATGTATAATACTCCGCCGACTTTCGGGATTTATATCCTGGGGCAGGTCCTGCAGTGGCTGAAAGACCAGGGCGGATTGTCGGTCATGCAGGAGAAGAACCAGGCGAAAGCCGGTAAGCTGTATGACTACCTGGATCAGAGCAAGCTGTTCAAGCCGACTGCGGCGAAGAAAGACCGTTCGCTGATGAACGTCACCTTCGTAACCGGCGATGCCGACCTGGATGCGAAATTCATTGCCCAGGCGACCGCAGCAGGTCTGGATGGTCTGAAAGGACACCGCAGTGTCGGCGGCATGCGTGCCAGCATTTACAATGCATTCCCGGAAGCGGGCGTCGATAAGTTAATTGAAACGATGAGTCAATTCGAACAGGAACACGCCTCTTGAATCAACCCCAGGACGATAAAGCACATGCGGATATAGGGCTGGTTTGTGCTCTGCCGATGGAGGTCCAGCCGTTTCTGGACCGCTGCGAGCACCTCAAAAAGTACACCGGCGGTTCGTATGTGTTTCGGGGTGGTTTCCTGGATCGAATCAAAGTTGCTGTGGTGCAGACGGGAGTGGGCTTTGCCCGCGCCCGGGCTGCGACCCAGGCATTGATCGACGCACACTCTCCACCATGGGTTCTTTCCATTGGTTTCTCGGGCGCTCTGCAGTCCGGGATGCGGGTGGGGGATATCGTGGTCGCGACGTCGATCTGTGATCTGCATGGACAGGAGCTGACGAACGACGTCCATTTTCCGGAAGATCCGGAGAACGGGCTCTATGTGGGCCGGGTTCTCAATGCTGACGAAATCGTCCG includes the following:
- a CDS encoding ribose-phosphate pyrophosphokinase; amino-acid sequence: MSQSPNPLSRGPRVQPFQPPQGDLTIMAGSGNPLLAKAIADELGIHLTPCEAHKFSEGNIFVRILENVRGRDAYIIQGVHSPVNDNFVELLFWIDALKRASAQQITAVIPFFSYAKGDKKDEPRVSIRARVCADAIEVAGADRVLTMDLHSPQIQGFFSVPVDHLYGRHVISDHIRKLKIEDLVVCSPDVGFAKEASDFAKLLGAPVVIGNKMRKDHSETVEMLEVIGEVAGKNVILVDDFTITGRTLISMAELLKNKGAKDIYAAVTHGVLSRGAAERIGQSPLKKMFMTNTIESQIDPLPDNIELISVAHSFAAAIRSIHDRTSVSTLFPEKRPKK
- the serC gene encoding 3-phosphoserine/phosphohydroxythreonine transaminase translates to MTERIYNFSAGPAALPLPVLEQAQKDLISLGDTGIGILEHSHRSKAFLAVYEAAEALCREVAAVPDNYKVLFVQGGASTQFFTIPMNFLSKDQTADYLVTGSWSKKAVKEAKMFGNVNVACSSEDQNFSYIPEEVNYSDKPAYVHFTSNNTIYGTEFASEPQVPGDAPLICDASSDIFSRPLDITKYGIVYAGAQKNLGPSGVTLVIIRDDLIAQGPSDIPTMLQYRTHSEAGSMYNTPPTFGIYILGQVLQWLKDQGGLSVMQEKNQAKAGKLYDYLDQSKLFKPTAAKKDRSLMNVTFVTGDADLDAKFIAQATAAGLDGLKGHRSVGGMRASIYNAFPEAGVDKLIETMSQFEQEHAS
- a CDS encoding 5'-methylthioadenosine nucleosidase, translating into MNQPQDDKAHADIGLVCALPMEVQPFLDRCEHLKKYTGGSYVFRGGFLDRIKVAVVQTGVGFARARAATQALIDAHSPPWVLSIGFSGALQSGMRVGDIVVATSICDLHGQELTNDVHFPEDPENGLYVGRVLNADEIVRTVEEKQKLAAEYDALAVDLESLAVAQVCHAQQRGFMAIRVISDDCSTDLPKEVLSILGETGAVRAGAALGAVFKRPESIKEMWKMRGDASRAATRLASFLEGVVVQLYDARH